Within Nosocomiicoccus ampullae, the genomic segment TCAATCATCGATTTCACTCCTCATATAAAATATTGATTAATTCAAGCAATTCATTTTTTGACAAATTCATAGATTTACTGTTATGAATCACGTCTTCAATCATCTCTTCAAGCATCTTTAATTTTCTTTCGCGAATTTGCTCGATGTTTTGTTCTTTTACAAATGAACCTTTTCCGACGACAGAATACGTATAACCTTCGTTTTCTAACTCCTCATACGCACGTTTTGTAGTGATGACACTGACTTTCAAATCTTTAGCGAGTTGTCGCATCGAAGGTAGCGCATCACCTTCATTTAAAGTACCGTTCATAATACTCTCTTTAATTTGATTTACAATTTGTTCGTAAATCGGAGTTTTACTCGTATTGTCAATGAGAATATCCATGGCTATAACTCCAATCTAAATTTAATAATGTATATATACTCTATATACACTATACACAGTAAAATAATATTGTGTCAACAAATAAATGACACTTTATAATAAAATAGGGTTTAAAAAATCAAATGATAGTGTATAAATTTAATAAGAAAGGAGTCGACAGATGATTATCAGACGACTTGAAGATAAAGACATTGAACCATTAATGCATTTAGTAAATATTACGATGAGAAAAATAAATACTGAAACGTATCCAGATGAGTTAGTCGAGCAATGGGTCGACGAACAAAAAGAAGATCATTATAGAAATGAAGCGAAAGACTCGCATGTTTACGTAATTGAAAAAAATGGAAACCTAATAGCAAGTGGCGGTATTTCAAAACCGGTAGACGGTGTATCGACACTTAAACTTGTTTACGTTCACCCAGATCACGGTGGTGAAGGGCTCGGTCGTAAAATTATGGAGACTGTATTAGATGATGAGTACGGTAAAGACGCCGACAAAATTATTGGTAGTGCGTTAATTAATGCGATTCGTTTTTATAAGAAGTTTGGTTTTAGAACAAAAGACGATGAATATATATTTAACGAAGACGGAACGATTGAAATTGAAAAAGATGTTTCAAATGAATAGTTAAAGAAGGTAAGCTTATGACATTAAAAGAAATTTGGAATCAGTTACTAGAGAAAAAGATGAGTACGTTAAATCTTTAAATGAATTACTTGATTAATAAATTTTAGCCACACATCAAATGATGTGTGGCTTTTTTGTATACAATTTGGTCGGTACTTTAATGCAAATAAAAGTTATGTCCACGAATTTATATTTCATTAACGTAATTAAGATATACATAAAAGACGACTTCAATTCGTTAACGTAAATTCAATAATCATTCACTTAATGAAATTTATTTTAACGTAAATTTCTTTATCGTTAAATTGTCTACAAGATAAAAAAATCAATGTCAATCAATTTCTTAAGCGCTCTCAATTTTCTAACAATTGTATGAATTTAATTCGAACATGTGTATAATTAAAACAAACTCTATACTATCTAGGAGGCAATACTCATGGATAAACACGATGCTAAAAATAAGAAGAAATGGGAATTCCCAAATGTTTTCGCGTTATTATTTGGACTAATCGTGCTCGCAACTGCTGTTAGTTACATTATCCCATCAGGTAGTTTTGAGCGTGTAGAAAAAGAAGTGAATGGCAATGTTCAAACGTTAGTTGTTCAAGGGACTTATCAAAGTGTAGAAGCAGAGAGAACGACGTTTTTTGGAATTTTTGAAGCAGTATTTAAAGGAATGGAAAATGCTGCACCGATTATATTTTTCATATTTATAGTTGGAGGCGCATTCGGAATTCTAGCAAAAACAGAAGCAATTGAAACTGGGTTAGAACGACTGGTTTATAAAATGGAAGATAAAAAATTTTTACTCATTCCGATAATTATGTTATTATTCGCACTCGGTGGTGCGACGTTTGGAATGAGTGAAGAGACAATTCCATTTCTATTTATATTAGTCCCACTCGCAATACGACTCGGTTATAACCCGATGATTGGTGCATCGATTGTAATACTTGGATCAGTTTCAGGATTTACTACAGCATTTTTAAACCCATTTACAGTTGGTATCGCTCAAGGAATCGCGGAGTTACCACTCTTTTCAGATAAAGGGTATAGAATTATTATGTGGATTATTATGGTCAGTGTGACAATCGCATGGGTCATGTTTAAAGCAAAGAAAATTGGAAAGTTAAGGCAAGAAGGTAAATTAGACGAAGATGAACTCGACTTATCAAATTATCAAGACGAAACATATTCATTAAAAGACGTTGTATTTACGACGCGACAAAAATTAATACTTGTTATATTTACGTTAACTATTCTATTTTTAGCAATCGGCGTGACGAAGTTTGGTTGGTATATTATGGAAATTGCGTCACTATTTTTACTTTCTGGAATCATTATGGGAATCATTGGCAAAATGAACTATAACGAAATTGCGGATAGTTTTATCGATGGGTGTAAAGGACTAGTCCCTGGGGCATTAGTTGTAGGATTTGCATATGGGGTACTCGTGATACTAGAAGAAAGTATGACAATCGATACAATTTTAAATTTCCTTGCAAGCTCAATTAACGGCTTACCATCATTAGTCTCTGCGATTGCAATGCTAATTACTCAAAGTGGATTAAACTTCTTAGTCCCGTCAGGAAGCGGTCAAGCGGCACTATCGATGCCGATCATGTCGTCAATTTCAGACTTAACAGAAGTCTCTAGACAAACTGCAGTACTTGCGTTCCAACTTGGTGACGGTATTTCAAACGCAATCACACCGACAAGTGGTGTATTAATGGCAAGTTTAGCAATTGCTAAAATCGAATGGACAAAGTGGGCGAAATTCGTACTTCCGATTATTTTAATCCAGTACTTACTCGCAGCAATCTTTGTGACAATCGCACATTTATTTGTGTTTTAATATATAAATTAAAACTTTAAGAGCTAGGATGAAATTTATGGAAATTACTTTACAAGATTACGAAACAATAAAAAAAGATTTAGAACATAATGCGATTGATATGTATAGAAATCCTGAACTTGGTGATGAAGAATATCGAGCGATGCGCTTATTAACGAGTGAATTAGAAAAGCATGGCTTTATAATTGATACAAATATCGTCAATCGTCCAACAGCATTTATCGCAAGCTACGAAAGTGAAAAAGAAGGTCCGACAATTTGTTACCTCGCTGAATACGACGCACTAAAAGGATTAGGACATGCGTGCGGTCATAATTTAATCGGTAATATGAGTGTCGGTGCTGGAATTTTACTTAGTAAACGAGTCGATGAAACCGGTGGAAAAGTCGTCGTCGTTGGTACTCCTGCTGAAGAAACAAACGGCGCAAAAGTAACGATGGCAGAAGAAGGGATATTTGACGATATGGACGTAGCACTTATGGTGCACCCGTCAGACGTATCCTCTGAAAGCGGAGATATGCTTGCAATCGATCCATTACAATTTGACTTTTACGGAAAAGCAGCACACGCGGCAGGCAATCCTGAAGAAGGTATTAACGCACTAGACGGCGTCCTTCAACTATTTAACGGTATCAATCCGCTAAGAGAACATTTAAAAGACGACGTAAGAATCCACGGAATTATAATAAACGGTGGAGATGCAGCAAACATCGTCCCAGAACACGCAACGGCTCAGTTTTACATTCGTGCAAACGAAAGAGACTATTTAGATGAAGTCGTAGAAAAAATTAGAAACGTTGCAAAAGGTGCTGCATTAATGACAGGTACAGAAGTCGTTATATCAAACTACGAATTAAGCTACAACAACTTAATACCAAACGATACACTGTCAGAGCTTTTTACAAAACATCATAAGAAATTTACAGATCGACCAATCAATAAAAAAGAAAAATCAACAGGCAGCGCAGACATCGGAGACGTTTCACACCGAATCCCAGCACTCCATCCATATGTCGGCATGAACTGCCCCGGCGTAAAAGCACACACGCCAGAATTCAGAGAACAAACAATTTCAGAAGACGGCTTTAAAGCACTAGAAGAAGCGGTATTAGCACTATCAAATACAGGGTTAGAATTGCTAGAGAATAGAGAAGTGCTTGAAGCGGTGAAAAAAGAACAAGCAGAAAGACTTAAGAAATAATCGCACGCGAAATCGATATATTATCCAAAATTAGGATTGGTTTTTTGAAATAGGCTAATTTAAGGTATGTATCTTGATTGCTTCAAGATACATACCTTAATTTTTTAATTTTAAAAAATCAACGTTACATTCTTACTATATTTTCTTTTTTAAGCTAAAGAACTGTTGGATAAAAGTGAGATAAATTAGATATTTGCAAGGTTGTATTATATAAATTATGTCAAATTCACTTGTATGAATGATAATTTTTATTCGTAAGCACTTGATTAATGTTAAATCTTGTTTAAATATTAATATATGGGAATTAATTATAAGCGTAATACTTACTAATTAATTTGAAATCACTTTAAAGAGGAGTATGTGTATGAATAATAAAGCAAAAGTTGATGTGATGATATTTTGGCCATCAATAATCGTTCTTTCTGTGCTAACAGTATTATTAGTAATTTTTAGAGAATCTGCTGAAGGTATTTTAAATGCAATCATAAGAGGTGTGAACACTCGATTAGATTGGGTATTTGAGTTTATGACGTTTGGCCTATTTATTTTCTTACTATGGCTTATTTTTGGTAAGTATAAAAATGTAAAATTAGGACTAGGGGAAAGAGAATTTAGCAACTTCTCTTATGGTGCAATGCTGTTTTGTGCTGGTATGGGAACGAGTATTATGTTCTGGTCAATTATTGAACCGATGTATTATTTACAGGGACCACCGTTTGGAATAGAAGCTGAGACAGCTGAAGCGACTGAGTGGGCATTACCTTACGCAATGTTCCACTGGGGAATTTCAGCATGGTCGATTTATGCATTCCCATCGATTGTAATTGCATATTCATTTTTCAATAAACAGAATAAGTCATTAAAAGTCAGTCAATCAGTTAAGGGAGCTATAGGTAAGCATGCTGATGGCTGGTTAGGTAAAGTTATTGATATTTTAGTGATATGGAGTTTAGTTGGTGGTCTTGGAACATCTTTAGGGCTTGGGGTTCCTATGATATCAGCTGGTATTAGTCACATATTTGGCCTTGAAGAATCTATATTTTTAAGTATCATAATCATTGCAATCTGGACAGTTATATATCTAACGAGTGCATCATTAGGACTATATAAAGGTATTAAGAACTTAAGTAACTTTAACGTATATATAGCACTAGGTTTAGCAATATTTGTTATCATTGTAGGACCAACTTCATTTATAATTACCTATTTTACAGATAGCTTTGGAATTATGGCTCAAAACTTCTTACGTATGAGTTTCTATACTGATGCAATTAATGGAAGTTTATTCCCACAAGACTGGACTGTATTCTACTTTGCTTGGTTTGCAGCAACAGCCCCTTTTATGGGATTATTTATTGCTCGCATTTCTCAAGGTAGAACTCTTAAAAGTATGGCAATCAACATTCTTGGCTGGGGAAGTTTAGGTTCATGGATTTACTTTGCTGTCTTTGGAGGTTACACTATGAATCTCCAATTAACAGGTAAATTTGACGTTTTAGAAAGTATGGCAAAATATGGAGATGCTGCCACAGTAATAAACGTAATTAATACATTACCACTTGGATTCTTAGCAGTTGTATTTTTTGTTATTCTAGGGTTCATTTTCTTAGCAACTTCTTTAGACTCAGCTAGTTACGTTTTAGCATCAATAGCATCTAAAGATATTGATGATAATAAAGAACCACCTCGATGGCACATAGTTCTATGGGGAATCATTATGGCTGGACTTTCAATTTCATTGTTATTAATTGGTGGACTATCTGTTGTACAAACCTCAGCAGTCGTAGTGTCTGTACCTGTAGTAATTATTTACTCATTACTGTTTATTTCTATAATAAGATGGCTTAAAACAGATAAACATAATTATGAAGGAGAGGAATAATAATGGGAGTATTTGACGTTGATTATACAAAAATAACAGAAAGAACAGATTTTCCATTTGAGGTTGAGATTATTGAACACGAATGGATTACGTTAAGTGATGGCGTGAAACTCTCTGCTAAATTATGGAAACCTATAACGCATGGTAAAACAAAAGGAGCGGTCCTTGAGTATTTACCTTATAGAAAAGATGATTTCACAGCATTAAGAGATGAAATAAGACATAAGTATTTTGCAGGATTTGGTTATACGGCGATTCGTGTAGATATTAGGGGAACTGGTGATTCAGAAGGGATTATTTTAGACGAATATCCTAAACAAGAACAAGACGATGCACTTGAAGTGATAGATTGGATTACGTCACAGGATTGGTCTAATGGGTCAGTAGCTATGATTGGTAAGTCTTGGGGAGGATTTAACGGATTACAGGTAGCTGCGAGACAACCAGAAGCATTAAAAACAATTATTAGCTTATGCTCAACAGATGATCGTTATGCAGACGATGTTCACTATAAAGGTGGGACGTTAATGGCGTCTGACATGTTATGGTGGGCCTCAACGATGTTTGCTTATAATACAAGGCCACCAATGAAACAGTTTGTTGGTGATAACTGGCGCGAAATGTGGTTAGATAGATTAGAAAACACACCACCTTTCGTCGTTGAGTGGGTAAAACATCAGACGAGAGATGATTACTGGAAACATGGTTCAGTGTGTGAGAATTATGATGACATTAAGATTCCAGTCTTAACGATGAGTGGTTGGGCAGATGGATATACGAATCCAGTATTCCGTTTAATGGAAAAACTAAATGTTCCAAAGAAAGCAATGGTTGGACCTTGGGCACATGAGTTTCCAGACTTAGCAATTCCTGGGCCACAAATTGGATATCTGCAAGAAGTCCTTGAATGGTTAGATAAATGGATGACTAAAGAAGACACTGAACACGAAGACGAATTCTTAGTATATGTTCAGGATAGTGTGAAGCCGTCAACAAGTTTTGAATATAGAGAAGGTAAGTGGATTGACTTCTTAAATTCTAAGACAGAAACTAAAGATTTACTAGAATCATTTAATGGGGAAGTTAACTTAAAGAACAATACCCATCATGGTCTCTATTCAGGAGTGTTTTGTCCATTTGGACAAGATGGAGATTTACCTGATGATCAAACAATTGATAATAGTTTAGCAACAAGTATTTTAACTGACAAACTTGAAAATGATTTAGAAATAATTGGTCAACCGAATTTCAGTGTAAAAGTAAAATCAAAACAAGCCGAAGCTAACATTCATGTTAGAATTTCTGATGTTCATCCAACAGGTGAGAAGACGTTAATTACTAAAGGACAGTTTAACTTAAACCACTTTAACTCTCATGAATTCCCTGAGAATTTAGAGTTAGATAAATTTTATGAAGTTAATATACCTTTAGATGTTATCGGATATACTATTCCAAAAGGACACAAAATTGAAATTTCAATATCACCATCGTACTGGACTCAAGTATGGCCTTCTAAAGAGTTAGAAGAGCTGACAGTAGACCTAAGTGAATCTAAACTTATGATACCAATATTGAAAGAAGAAGTACTAAAAGAACCAAAATATAAAGATTCTGAAACAGCAGAACCACTTGAAAAGTTTGTACATCGTGAAGGTAAAAGAACAAGAGTAATTGAAAAAGAACTTACGACTGGTGAATGGAAATTAAAAGATTTCTCAGATGAAGGATTGCGTAAATTGAAAATTAACGGAATCACATATGGAACTGAAAACTATAATACATTCACAATTAAAGAGAATGATCCACTATCAGCTCATGTTCAGTGTGATTGGAACGTTATTGTTAAAGACGATGATATTGATACTAAAGTAATTACTACAAGTTCTATGTATTGTGACCTAGATTATTTCTACTTAGATAACTACTTAGAAGCATATGAAGATGATAAGCTTGTGTTTACAAAAGAATGGAACGATAAAATTAAACGTAATTTTAGTTAATAAAAGGCGTGTTAGATTTATTGCACTAACCCCCTAAATCCGGACACGGATTTAGGGGGTTATTCGTATGTCAAAGTATAGTTATGATTTGAAGTTAGAAATTATAAGAAGATATGAAGAAGGTTTTGGAGCAATCATTCTTTCAAAAGAGTTTAATATAAGCCATGACACGATCAACAATTGGATAATGGCTTATAATCTCTATGGCGAAGTTGGTTTAAAGAAAAGTTTATCTAAAACACGTTATTCTGGTGAGTTTAAGTTATCCGTATTAAAATATAGGATAAATAACGAAACTTCAGGATAAATAACGAAACTTCCTATTCAGAAACAGCTCAAGTCTTTGGGATCAAGAATCCATCTACAATAGCTGGTTGGCAGCGAAAGTATGATTTGGAAGGCTATAGCGGCTTATGTGGTACTTTAGGAAGACCTAGAAAACGTGAGGGAACGACTATGCCTAAGAATAACCATGAACCAAAAAAACTATCAAAGTCTGAAAGAGAAGAACTTATTGAACTAAGAGAAAGAAATGAGTACCTTGAAGCAAAACTGCTTTACCAAAAAAAGTTGGATGCCTTGCTTCGGGAAAAGCGTGCTCAAACAAAGAAAAGACGCAAGTAGTACTAGAAGTAAGGCAAATTAAAACAGAAGTTAAACTGAATACTTGGTTAGAGATTTCTGAGTTACCAAGATCTTCATTTTATGAATGGAAAGAAAAATTAAATCAGGTAAATGAATCTGAGCAGCGATTAGTTCAACAAATACAATCCATCATTCAAGAATCTAGATTTACTTACGGCTATAGAAGAGTTGTACTCGCACTGAAGAATCTAGGTATTATTGTGAACCATAAAAGAGTGCTCAGACTTATGAAGAAGTACAATTTATTGTGTACGAAATTCACAACAAGAAGTAGAAAGTATAGTTCGTATAAAGGTGAAGTTGGAAAAATTGCAGATAATGAGCTAAACAGAGCATTTAACGTAGATCAGATGAATGAAGTTTATGTCAGTGATGTAACTGAGTTCAAAGTGGACAACTCAGATGTAAAAGTGTATCTCTCACCCATTATGGACTTATATAATAGTGAGATTGTGTCATTCAGTATCTCTACATCACCTACAGTAAAATTTACTTGTGAGTCCCTAGAGAAAGCTATTAAGAAGCTGCCTATAGAGCATAATCTCATGATTCATACAGATCAAGGGTTTCATTATCAGCATGTCAAATGGACACAATTACTAGGTCAGAATAATATCAAGCAGAGTATGTCTAGACGTGGAAATTGTTTAGATAATTCACCTATGGAGAATTTCTTTAGTTTGCTTAAACAAGAAATCTATTACGGTGTTAAATATCAAAGTGTTCAAGAATTAATCGAGGCATTAGAAGAATATATTGATTGGTACAACAACAAAAGAATAAAAGAGAAATTAAATGGCCTGTCTCCTGTTCAATACAGGAAACAAGCCATATAAGAATTCACGGACAAGAATGTCCGGATTTATGGGTTCGGTACATAATCGCACGCGAAACGCGTGCTTTTTTAATGGTTGAGAATAAAAATATTTAGTGGTGTAATATAACTAACAAGAGAGTGGTGATATTATGTCATATGAACGTTTTGATAATGACTCAATTATCCATGAAGCGATGGAAGAATATAAAACAACATCTAAATATTTACTGAATAAAAAGTTACTAAGTAATCGAGCATCGATTGAATATTTTCATAATAAACATGAAGCAAAAACAGAAGATGAAATTCAGCAATTTAAAAATAACACTCATTATTCTGTCAAAGATTTAGTGAGTTATATGAATGAAAGAGTATCTGGAGAGTTAAAAACTTTTCCGCTTGCATTATCACTATATGGAAATGAATATCTAGATGCTTATAAGTATGAATTGACTGATGATTTTCAATTAATGGAAAGTAAATTAATAGTGAATGATCATTCGACAGGTGATTTTTTACTTAACCATTTAAAAAATGAATTATTAACATGTTCAAGCTTTGACATTATTGTAAGTTTTGTGAGAGGCTCTGGACTTAATCTACTCATAAATACACTAGATTTACTCCGAGAATATAATATTAAAGGGCGCATTATTACAACGACTTATATGAATGTC encodes:
- a CDS encoding GNAT family N-acetyltransferase, whose product is MIIRRLEDKDIEPLMHLVNITMRKINTETYPDELVEQWVDEQKEDHYRNEAKDSHVYVIEKNGNLIASGGISKPVDGVSTLKLVYVHPDHGGEGLGRKIMETVLDDEYGKDADKIIGSALINAIRFYKKFGFRTKDDEYIFNEDGTIEIEKDVSNE
- a CDS encoding M20 family metallopeptidase, coding for MEITLQDYETIKKDLEHNAIDMYRNPELGDEEYRAMRLLTSELEKHGFIIDTNIVNRPTAFIASYESEKEGPTICYLAEYDALKGLGHACGHNLIGNMSVGAGILLSKRVDETGGKVVVVGTPAEETNGAKVTMAEEGIFDDMDVALMVHPSDVSSESGDMLAIDPLQFDFYGKAAHAAGNPEEGINALDGVLQLFNGINPLREHLKDDVRIHGIIINGGDAANIVPEHATAQFYIRANERDYLDEVVEKIRNVAKGAALMTGTEVVISNYELSYNNLIPNDTLSELFTKHHKKFTDRPINKKEKSTGSADIGDVSHRIPALHPYVGMNCPGVKAHTPEFREQTISEDGFKALEEAVLALSNTGLELLENREVLEAVKKEQAERLKK
- a CDS encoding BCCT family transporter, with translation MNNKAKVDVMIFWPSIIVLSVLTVLLVIFRESAEGILNAIIRGVNTRLDWVFEFMTFGLFIFLLWLIFGKYKNVKLGLGEREFSNFSYGAMLFCAGMGTSIMFWSIIEPMYYLQGPPFGIEAETAEATEWALPYAMFHWGISAWSIYAFPSIVIAYSFFNKQNKSLKVSQSVKGAIGKHADGWLGKVIDILVIWSLVGGLGTSLGLGVPMISAGISHIFGLEESIFLSIIIIAIWTVIYLTSASLGLYKGIKNLSNFNVYIALGLAIFVIIVGPTSFIITYFTDSFGIMAQNFLRMSFYTDAINGSLFPQDWTVFYFAWFAATAPFMGLFIARISQGRTLKSMAINILGWGSLGSWIYFAVFGGYTMNLQLTGKFDVLESMAKYGDAATVINVINTLPLGFLAVVFFVILGFIFLATSLDSASYVLASIASKDIDDNKEPPRWHIVLWGIIMAGLSISLLLIGGLSVVQTSAVVVSVPVVIIYSLLFISIIRWLKTDKHNYEGEE
- a CDS encoding YfcC family protein — protein: MDKHDAKNKKKWEFPNVFALLFGLIVLATAVSYIIPSGSFERVEKEVNGNVQTLVVQGTYQSVEAERTTFFGIFEAVFKGMENAAPIIFFIFIVGGAFGILAKTEAIETGLERLVYKMEDKKFLLIPIIMLLFALGGATFGMSEETIPFLFILVPLAIRLGYNPMIGASIVILGSVSGFTTAFLNPFTVGIAQGIAELPLFSDKGYRIIMWIIMVSVTIAWVMFKAKKIGKLRQEGKLDEDELDLSNYQDETYSLKDVVFTTRQKLILVIFTLTILFLAIGVTKFGWYIMEIASLFLLSGIIMGIIGKMNYNEIADSFIDGCKGLVPGALVVGFAYGVLVILEESMTIDTILNFLASSINGLPSLVSAIAMLITQSGLNFLVPSGSGQAALSMPIMSSISDLTEVSRQTAVLAFQLGDGISNAITPTSGVLMASLAIAKIEWTKWAKFVLPIILIQYLLAAIFVTIAHLFVF
- a CDS encoding helix-turn-helix domain-containing protein, which produces MSKYSYDLKLEIIRRYEEGFGAIILSKEFNISHDTINNWIMAYNLYGEVGLKKSLSKTRYSGEFKLSVLKYRINNETSG
- a CDS encoding GntR family transcriptional regulator, whose protein sequence is MDILIDNTSKTPIYEQIVNQIKESIMNGTLNEGDALPSMRQLAKDLKVSVITTKRAYEELENEGYTYSVVGKGSFVKEQNIEQIRERKLKMLEEMIEDVIHNSKSMNLSKNELLELINILYEE
- a CDS encoding CocE/NonD family hydrolase, whose protein sequence is MGVFDVDYTKITERTDFPFEVEIIEHEWITLSDGVKLSAKLWKPITHGKTKGAVLEYLPYRKDDFTALRDEIRHKYFAGFGYTAIRVDIRGTGDSEGIILDEYPKQEQDDALEVIDWITSQDWSNGSVAMIGKSWGGFNGLQVAARQPEALKTIISLCSTDDRYADDVHYKGGTLMASDMLWWASTMFAYNTRPPMKQFVGDNWREMWLDRLENTPPFVVEWVKHQTRDDYWKHGSVCENYDDIKIPVLTMSGWADGYTNPVFRLMEKLNVPKKAMVGPWAHEFPDLAIPGPQIGYLQEVLEWLDKWMTKEDTEHEDEFLVYVQDSVKPSTSFEYREGKWIDFLNSKTETKDLLESFNGEVNLKNNTHHGLYSGVFCPFGQDGDLPDDQTIDNSLATSILTDKLENDLEIIGQPNFSVKVKSKQAEANIHVRISDVHPTGEKTLITKGQFNLNHFNSHEFPENLELDKFYEVNIPLDVIGYTIPKGHKIEISISPSYWTQVWPSKELEELTVDLSESKLMIPILKEEVLKEPKYKDSETAEPLEKFVHREGKRTRVIEKELTTGEWKLKDFSDEGLRKLKINGITYGTENYNTFTIKENDPLSAHVQCDWNVIVKDDDIDTKVITTSSMYCDLDYFYLDNYLEAYEDDKLVFTKEWNDKIKRNFS